One Cylindrospermum stagnale PCC 7417 DNA segment encodes these proteins:
- a CDS encoding SDR family NAD(P)-dependent oxidoreductase: protein MINNFSLNIKKIEAALLSEPSVNDCVVVVRETVKSTEELVAYIVSSKPLLSQQLDSYLKNIIPASEIPNAFVFISSLPLTPEGLVDQIVLEKLVFINTKLKQKWEKKLQENLSVEEVAVITKQTTEFIQPFPLPKLLTNQESNTSSHIISKQLVSESEEVVTKSKETKTSKLAISNGGHLTIPEESPKTLIDALLQTATKHPNKGMVYIQSNNAEIFQSYASLLLDAKRILTGLHSIGLKPKQKVILQIKDLQFYFPAFWACLLGGIIPVTVAIAPTYDNRNNVVDKLFNIWKFLECPPILASEALVESISNSKNLLPISDIKIFSIETLINNPTTQAIYQSQPDDIAFLQLTSGSTGIPKCVQQSHENIISHIHASQQFNGYESENITLNWLPVDHVVPLLTYHLKDVYLGCQQIEVSTNFILGNPLKWLDLIEQYQVTHSWSPNFGFKLVSNELKKVKQKTWDLFCLKFLMNAGEQVTFPVVDEFLDLVAPFKVSSQVMQPAFGMAEVCTCMTYQNNFTEETGIYYFKKSSLNSILEIANKNEKDVFSFIDLGPAVPGVQIRIVDNNNQLVFEKVIGRLQIKGTVVMPGYLSNVEANEESFVGEGWFNTGDLGFIFNGHLIVAGREKEQIIINGANYYCYEIEELINGINGIVTTYVAVCGIQNLETGTEDIAIFYTPIISGIKENIELIKNIRSQLTSCIGINPRYIIPIQKSKFPKTTSGKIQRTQLQKQFVAGDFQEVLQEIDIYLNQDKGIPDWFYQKIWRRKEILHSFPEISAGFYLLFLDSSGLGESLGAKLNQPWIGVEMGTSFAKLSANRYCINPQNPADYQQLLDSLSQEMKHISQILHLWTYKEYVEEVSSLEMLEKAQVSGVWSLLFLVQALAKTHNKVNKIQLMVVSTQSQGIDAKDLIAYENTPLLGLLKTIPHEIPWLSCRHVDLQIDLQSTPVNINRELVLRELKAVTKEPEITYRQETRWIPRLKKIDVTQNFPEKIPFRQGGMYVITGGLGGIGKKLATYLLKNFQARLLLLGRTSLPPQNEWASYLVQNDKIAERIQSFQTLKQLGGEICYETLDVCDLHNLDQVVQKAQSLWQCSLDGVIHLAGIFQERLLIEETQETFAQVMYPKVLGTWSLYQLIKNKPDALFITSSSVNGFFGGAMVGAYAAANRFQEHFSHNQISRNIKQSYCFNWSQWDEVGISRGYSMKILSRNRGYLSISDQQGLESFLIGLCYSSFPLWIGLSGKNPYIRGYLESKPENVEQLVAYVVNKISLDEPKGFLSNQNPEKHLSELVLSDCFGTLSTISSVVELKEMPLTATGVIDYQSLVARINGFSSKSGKLIQPNNEMENQIAQIWKNILGFSEISIHDSIFAIGGSSLKMIQIHHQLEDSLGQKFSITEMFQYPTIHTLAKHLAQFSIVLNNSQQNNELDKIRDRRLASNLKQRQRRKVE from the coding sequence ATGATTAACAACTTTTCTCTTAATATAAAAAAAATTGAGGCGGCATTGTTAAGTGAGCCATCAGTAAATGACTGTGTTGTAGTTGTGCGAGAAACAGTAAAATCAACCGAAGAATTAGTTGCCTATATTGTTTCTTCTAAACCACTTCTTTCACAGCAACTAGATTCATATTTAAAAAATATTATTCCCGCTTCCGAGATTCCAAATGCTTTTGTTTTTATTTCTTCTTTACCACTGACACCTGAAGGTTTAGTAGATCAAATAGTCTTGGAAAAGTTAGTATTTATTAATACAAAATTAAAGCAAAAATGGGAAAAGAAGTTACAAGAAAACTTATCTGTTGAAGAAGTAGCAGTAATAACAAAACAAACAACGGAATTTATCCAGCCTTTTCCTCTACCGAAATTACTGACTAATCAAGAATCAAATACATCATCCCATATAATCTCTAAACAATTAGTCTCTGAATCAGAAGAGGTAGTTACCAAATCAAAAGAAACAAAAACTTCAAAATTAGCTATTAGCAACGGAGGGCATTTAACTATACCTGAAGAAAGTCCCAAAACGCTTATTGATGCTTTGCTGCAAACAGCTACCAAACACCCTAACAAAGGAATGGTCTATATTCAATCAAATAATGCTGAAATTTTTCAAAGCTATGCTTCTTTACTTTTGGATGCTAAACGTATTTTAACTGGTTTACATAGCATAGGTTTAAAACCTAAACAGAAAGTAATTTTACAGATAAAAGATTTGCAATTTTATTTTCCTGCTTTTTGGGCTTGCTTGCTAGGTGGTATCATTCCAGTAACTGTTGCAATAGCACCAACTTATGATAACAGAAATAATGTAGTTGATAAGTTATTTAATATTTGGAAATTTTTAGAATGTCCACCAATTCTAGCTTCAGAGGCTCTGGTAGAATCTATTAGTAATTCAAAAAACTTGTTACCAATCTCAGATATAAAAATTTTTTCTATTGAAACCTTAATTAACAATCCAACAACACAAGCAATTTATCAAAGTCAACCTGATGACATAGCTTTCTTACAATTAACTTCGGGCAGTACTGGAATTCCCAAATGTGTTCAACAAAGTCATGAAAATATTATAAGTCACATTCATGCTTCACAACAATTTAATGGATATGAATCAGAGAATATTACCCTTAATTGGTTACCTGTAGATCATGTAGTTCCGCTCCTAACCTATCATCTCAAAGATGTTTACTTAGGTTGTCAACAAATTGAAGTATCAACGAATTTTATTTTAGGAAATCCATTGAAATGGCTAGATTTAATAGAACAGTATCAAGTAACTCATAGTTGGTCTCCTAATTTTGGGTTTAAGTTAGTAAGTAATGAATTAAAGAAAGTAAAGCAAAAGACGTGGGATCTTTTTTGTCTTAAATTTTTAATGAATGCGGGTGAACAGGTTACTTTTCCAGTAGTAGATGAATTTTTAGATTTAGTGGCTCCCTTTAAAGTTTCTTCTCAAGTAATGCAGCCTGCTTTTGGTATGGCTGAAGTATGTACTTGTATGACATATCAAAATAATTTTACTGAGGAAACAGGAATCTACTACTTTAAGAAATCTTCTTTGAATAGTATCCTTGAAATAGCCAACAAAAATGAAAAAGATGTCTTTAGTTTTATTGACTTAGGTCCAGCAGTTCCTGGAGTCCAGATTCGGATTGTAGACAATAATAATCAACTTGTTTTTGAAAAGGTAATTGGTCGTTTACAAATTAAAGGTACTGTTGTGATGCCTGGATATTTGTCTAATGTAGAAGCAAATGAAGAATCATTTGTAGGAGAAGGATGGTTTAATACAGGAGATTTAGGATTTATTTTCAATGGACATCTTATTGTTGCCGGACGAGAAAAAGAGCAAATTATTATCAATGGTGCTAACTACTATTGTTATGAAATTGAAGAACTAATCAATGGAATAAATGGTATAGTTACCACTTATGTAGCTGTATGTGGAATTCAAAATTTAGAAACAGGAACAGAAGATATAGCAATTTTCTACACCCCTATAATTTCAGGAATCAAGGAAAATATTGAATTAATTAAAAATATAAGAAGTCAATTAACATCATGCATTGGAATTAACCCTAGATATATTATTCCCATTCAAAAATCGAAATTTCCTAAGACAACAAGTGGTAAGATCCAAAGAACACAGCTACAAAAACAATTTGTAGCTGGTGATTTTCAAGAAGTTTTACAAGAAATTGATATTTACTTAAACCAAGATAAAGGTATTCCCGATTGGTTTTATCAAAAAATATGGCGACGGAAGGAAATATTACACAGTTTTCCGGAAATTTCTGCTGGTTTTTATTTGTTATTTCTCGATTCATCGGGATTAGGTGAATCTCTAGGGGCAAAACTCAATCAACCTTGGATAGGAGTTGAAATGGGAACGAGTTTTGCCAAACTGTCTGCCAATCGTTATTGTATTAACCCTCAAAATCCAGCAGATTATCAACAACTACTAGATTCTCTTTCTCAAGAGATGAAGCATATTAGCCAGATTTTACATTTGTGGACTTATAAGGAGTATGTTGAAGAAGTATCAAGTTTAGAAATGTTGGAAAAGGCTCAAGTATCAGGAGTTTGGAGTCTCTTGTTTTTGGTTCAGGCTTTAGCAAAAACTCACAATAAAGTTAACAAAATTCAATTAATGGTTGTATCTACTCAATCTCAGGGAATTGATGCCAAAGATTTAATTGCTTATGAGAACACTCCTCTTCTTGGGCTATTAAAAACAATTCCTCATGAAATTCCTTGGTTGTCTTGTCGCCATGTAGATTTACAAATAGATTTACAATCAACACCTGTTAATATCAATAGGGAGTTAGTCTTGCGAGAGCTTAAAGCGGTTACAAAAGAACCAGAGATAACTTATCGTCAAGAAACACGCTGGATTCCTCGCCTCAAAAAAATTGATGTCACTCAGAATTTTCCAGAAAAAATTCCTTTCCGACAAGGGGGAATGTATGTAATTACTGGAGGCTTAGGAGGTATAGGCAAGAAACTCGCTACATATTTATTGAAAAATTTCCAAGCAAGGCTGTTGTTATTAGGAAGAACTTCTCTACCACCTCAAAATGAATGGGCATCTTATTTAGTCCAAAATGATAAAATAGCAGAACGTATTCAAAGTTTTCAAACATTGAAACAGTTAGGAGGAGAGATTTGCTATGAGACATTAGATGTGTGCGATTTGCATAATTTAGATCAGGTAGTTCAGAAAGCACAGTCTCTTTGGCAATGTAGTTTAGACGGAGTGATTCATCTGGCAGGTATTTTTCAAGAGCGGTTACTTATAGAAGAAACTCAAGAAACCTTTGCACAAGTTATGTACCCTAAAGTATTAGGTACTTGGTCTTTATACCAATTAATTAAAAATAAACCAGATGCACTTTTTATAACATCATCATCTGTTAACGGTTTTTTTGGCGGAGCAATGGTGGGAGCTTATGCTGCTGCTAATCGCTTTCAAGAGCACTTTTCCCATAATCAAATTTCCCGAAATATTAAACAAAGCTATTGCTTTAATTGGAGTCAATGGGATGAAGTGGGAATAAGTCGTGGTTATTCAATGAAAATATTATCTCGTAATCGTGGTTACTTATCAATTAGCGATCAACAAGGTTTAGAATCATTTCTTATTGGGTTATGTTATTCTTCTTTTCCTCTTTGGATTGGATTATCGGGCAAGAATCCATATATTCGAGGATATCTCGAAAGCAAACCAGAAAATGTTGAACAGTTAGTAGCCTATGTTGTCAATAAAATTTCTCTGGACGAACCAAAGGGTTTTCTATCTAACCAAAATCCTGAAAAACATTTGTCAGAATTGGTTTTATCAGATTGCTTTGGCACACTTAGCACCATAAGTTCTGTTGTAGAACTTAAAGAAATGCCGCTAACAGCAACAGGAGTGATTGATTACCAGAGTTTGGTGGCTAGGATTAATGGTTTCTCTTCTAAGTCTGGAAAATTAATCCAACCCAACAATGAAATGGAAAATCAAATTGCACAAATTTGGAAGAATATTTTAGGGTTTT